The following is a genomic window from Bordetella sp. H567.
GCCCAGCGGCACGGCGATGATGAACAGGCCGAATGCCAGGATCAGGCCGCTGACCAGCGCCTTGTAGAAATCCGGGTCGTCGAAGATGAAGCGGAAGGCGTCCAGTCCGACTTCCTTCGACGGCGAGAAGAAAGGCGCGGAAAGAAAGCTCTGGTACACGATTAGCGACAGCGGCACGTATATGGCCAGCGCGGTGATCAATACCACGACCCCGCGCGGCAGTGACTGCCATCTGGAGCGCAATGTCTGCATGGGAATATCCTGTGTTCGAGCGCGTGGCGCCGGGTGGCGGGCGCCGCGCACCGTGGCACGGCAGGGCGGGGCGGCATGGCTTTTGGCGCGGCCGCCCCGCCCGGCGCACGGTCCTAATCGATCCGGGCGCCGACCGTTCCTTGCACCCCGCCGCGCGGACGGGGCGCCCGCGCGGCACGGGCTGCCCATCCGGCCCGCGCGGGGCGGGGGTCTTTTCCTACGTCGCAGGCAGGCTTACTTGCCGGCCGCCTTGCGCCAATCGTTGATGAATTCCAGGCGCTTCTTCTGCTGCAGGTAGTCCAGCAGCGAGTCGTTCACCGGGATGGGCTTGAGCGCGTTGCCCAGCTTCTTGGTCAGGCCGTCGACGTCGTTATCGCCCGGGATGTCATCGCGGATCGAAGCCATGTCGGCCTTGTTGGCGACCAGGTCCTGGCCTTTTTGCGACAGCAGGTAGTCCAGCCACAGCTTGGCGGCGTTGCGATGCTTGGACTTCTTGCTGATGAAGGCTACGCGCGACAGCACCAGCGTGTAGTCGGTCGGATAGACGATACCGATGGATTCATCCTTGCGGGCACGCGCTTCGGCGTAGGAGCCAAGGATGTTGTAGCCGAGCAGGTTTTCGCCGGACGACACGCGTTCCATCATCGTGCCGGTGGAGGACTGCACCACCAGCCCGCCCTTGCCGGTATCGCGCAGGGTGTCGAAGTAGTGCGGGTCGTTCATCTTGTCCTGCACGGCGAGCATGAAGCCCACGGCGGATTTCTCGATGTCGTAGGTGGTGACCTTGTTCTTGAACTTGTCCGTCTGCGTGGCCACCAGCTTGGCCAGTTCGCCGTGGGTCTTGGGCACCTCGGCCTGCGGAATCAGGCGCTTGTTGTAGATGAAGACCGCCGGTTCGTAGGTCGTGCCGTAGGCGGCATCCTTCCACACCGCCCACTTGGGCAGCTTGCCTGCTTCGGGCGACTTGTATTCCAGGGCGTAGTCCTTGGCCAGCTGCAGGGCGGAGTCCATGGATGAGCTCCACACCACATCGCCGCTGGTGCCGCCGGAGGCCTGCTCGCTGATATAGCGGTTGTAGATCTCCGTGCTGTTCATGTCGTTGTATTCGACCTTCACGCCCGGATAGGCAGCTTCAAAGCCCTTGATGATGGGATCCGCGGTCTTGGTATCCGTCGTGGAGTAGATCACCACCGTGCCCTCTTTCTTGGCTCCGTCGATGATCTTCTGGTAATCCGACGGATAACCCGCGGGCGTCTGGGCCAGCGCGTTCACGGCGATCAGGGAAAAAGCGGCGGCGCAGGCCACCGCCAGGCGTGACGGGACGAGCATGGTTGTCTTCTCCAGTTTGGAATAGTGAAGCTGAACAGGTTCAGCGTGGCCGCATCTTAGTGGCCGCATGCTGTCGCCGTCCTGTCATGGCGGCGGCCATGCTCCCGTCACGGGCTGGACGCCTTGCCCACCGCCGGCGTGTCGGTGACCAGCCGGGTCCAGTTCTGCACGAAGCGGGCGTGGCGCTGGCGGTCCAGGCCGACGAGCAGCGCCGGGCCCAGCACGACAGGCTGCACGATGCCTTGCGAACCGATCAAGGCCGTGCCGGCGTTCCAGCCGGCGCCGCTGTCGTCAGCCATGGGGCCCAGCCCGCTGACGTTGGAGATTTCCGTCTGGCCGGCCGGCGAAAGCAGCCAGTCGATGAACGCGCGTCCCAGCCCGGGATGGGGCGCGTGGCGGGCGATCAGCGCCGATCGTGGCAGCACCAGCACGTAGTCCTGCGGGAAGATCACGCCTATCGGGCGTCCGGCGGCGCGGCGCGCCAGCGCGTAGGAGCCCAGCACGTTGTAGCCGATATCCAGTTCGTCGTTCTCGATGGCATTCAGGATGTCGGCCGTGGTCGCGCTCAACCGCACGCCCACCTGGCCCAGCGCATTGGTCAGGCCCCAGAAGTTGGACGACACCTGCTCGTCTTCCTCGGCCAGCACCTGCCCCACGCTGCTGCGGCTGATGTCATAGGTGCCGACACGCCCATGCAGCTTCGCGCGTTCGGTTTCCAGCAGGCGCAGCAGTTCCTGCCGCGAACGCGGCACCGTCGCTTCGGTAAAGCGGCGTGGGTTGTAGGCGATGACCGCGGGTTCGAACGCGAAGCCGAAGACCTCGTCGCGCCACACCGCCCAGGACGGCAGGCGCTCCGCGCCCGGCGCGTCGTAGCGCATCGCATAGCCGTCGTTGGCCAGGCGGATCTGCAGGTCGGCCGCCGAGCTGACGAGGACGTCGGCATCCTTGAGCTGGCCGGCAACCGTCGCTTCGTACAGCTCGCGGCTTCCCATTTCGCGATATTCCACGGTCACGTCCGGCTGGCTTGCCTGGAAAGCGACGATCACCGGCGCGGCGGCCGGCGTATCGGTCGTCCCGGCGATGACCAGCAGGCGGTCCGTGGGCTGGGGCGCGAGGAAGCGCGTCACGGTGAACGGCGCGGACGCCCCCTGGACGTTGGCCGCCGCCCGGGCGGGCGCGGGCGGCAAGGCCAGCAGCCCGGCCAGCATGGCCGCCGCCGCCAGCAGGGCGCGCGGATACACCGGGCGGGCGCGCGGCAGGATGACACGCGCCGACAGGCCGCCGCCCTGGCGGTCCTGCAGCCACAATGCGCCGCCGTGCGCCTCGGCCACCGTCTTGGCGATCGACAGGCCCAGGCCCGAGCCTGGTGTCCCTTCCCCGGTGCGGCCGCGGGTAAACCGCTGCTGCACGGCTTGCTTCTCGTCGTCGGCGATGCCCGGCCCGCAGTCGTTCACCGTCAGCGCGACCCGGTACCCCGCTACCGGCGTGGCCTGGATTTCCACGTCTCCCTCGGGCGCGTAACGCAGGGCGTTGTCCACCAGGTTGCGCAGCATCTCGCGCAGCGCCACGCGGTCGCCCACCACGCGCGCGCGCCGCACTTCCGGCGCAATAGAGATACGCAGGCGCCGCGCTTCCAGCGGCCCGATACGGCGGCGCGTTTCGTTGATGGTTTCGGCGATGCCGACCGATGCGTGGCCCCGCATGCCCAGGCGGTGCGCGATGGTGGCGTCCATCAGCAATTGGTTGATCAGCTGGCTGGCGTGGGTGGCGTTCTGGTGGATGCGGGCGACGCGGGCGCGCAGCCGATCGGGATCCGTTTCATCCATCGCCACCTCGGCTTGCGCGCGCAGCGACGCCAACGGCGTGCGTACCTGGTGGGCCGCGTCGGCCACCAGGTTGTTCAGCGAGGACATGATGCCCCCCAGGCGGCGCATGAAGCCGTTCAGTGCTGCCGCCAGTCCCTTGACTTCGCGCGGCACCGGCGCTTCCAGGGGCGTCAGGTCATCCGGT
Proteins encoded in this region:
- a CDS encoding ABC transporter substrate-binding protein gives rise to the protein MLVPSRLAVACAAAFSLIAVNALAQTPAGYPSDYQKIIDGAKKEGTVVIYSTTDTKTADPIIKGFEAAYPGVKVEYNDMNSTEIYNRYISEQASGGTSGDVVWSSSMDSALQLAKDYALEYKSPEAGKLPKWAVWKDAAYGTTYEPAVFIYNKRLIPQAEVPKTHGELAKLVATQTDKFKNKVTTYDIEKSAVGFMLAVQDKMNDPHYFDTLRDTGKGGLVVQSSTGTMMERVSSGENLLGYNILGSYAEARARKDESIGIVYPTDYTLVLSRVAFISKKSKHRNAAKLWLDYLLSQKGQDLVANKADMASIRDDIPGDNDVDGLTKKLGNALKPIPVNDSLLDYLQQKKRLEFINDWRKAAGK
- a CDS encoding sensor histidine kinase translates to MTMAAAFSIRGRVFAMGCLLLLCVSVAVSLFLRDYAHRAADQAFDRLLAASALTIAGSVQIDENDVTAEPPFSSLAMLSGNDRVFYSVRNASGKPITGYDDLAPGLPLAQSAAPVFSDASYHDEPIRIATVGRLISAGRHAGWVTIRVAETRDARDALAAEILNRSALPLLVVVPVALALLWFGIQRAFAPLVLIERSLRARAPDDLTPLEAPVPREVKGLAAALNGFMRRLGGIMSSLNNLVADAAHQVRTPLASLRAQAEVAMDETDPDRLRARVARIHQNATHASQLINQLLMDATIAHRLGMRGHASVGIAETINETRRRIGPLEARRLRISIAPEVRRARVVGDRVALREMLRNLVDNALRYAPEGDVEIQATPVAGYRVALTVNDCGPGIADDEKQAVQQRFTRGRTGEGTPGSGLGLSIAKTVAEAHGGALWLQDRQGGGLSARVILPRARPVYPRALLAAAAMLAGLLALPPAPARAAANVQGASAPFTVTRFLAPQPTDRLLVIAGTTDTPAAAPVIVAFQASQPDVTVEYREMGSRELYEATVAGQLKDADVLVSSAADLQIRLANDGYAMRYDAPGAERLPSWAVWRDEVFGFAFEPAVIAYNPRRFTEATVPRSRQELLRLLETERAKLHGRVGTYDISRSSVGQVLAEEDEQVSSNFWGLTNALGQVGVRLSATTADILNAIENDELDIGYNVLGSYALARRAAGRPIGVIFPQDYVLVLPRSALIARHAPHPGLGRAFIDWLLSPAGQTEISNVSGLGPMADDSGAGWNAGTALIGSQGIVQPVVLGPALLVGLDRQRHARFVQNWTRLVTDTPAVGKASSP